ACAAGGAAAAATTTCACTGAATTTTGTtccaaataaaacataaaggaAATACATTCAAAATTTCAATAAGatagataaattataaaaacatgtTGGGGTATATCATAATCAATGAATTTGAATCAAGGTTGTTGTTGAGCATCCATGAACCCGGCATCAACAAGAACTTTCTCCCTCTTAGCCAACTCAACATCCTCATCAACCATCATCTTTACGAGCTGCTCAAACCCGACTTTAGGTTTCCAACCGAGAACTTTCCGAGCCTTACTCGAATCGCCTCTCAAATTATCGACCTCAGCCGGTCTAAAATACCGCTTATCAATCACCACATGATCTCTCCATTTCAATCCCACATACCCGAACGCCACCTCGAGAAACTCCTCCACACTATGCGATTCCTCAGTCGCCACCACGTAATCATCCGCTTTATCCTGCTGTAACATCATCCACATTGCCTCTACGTAATCCCCCGCAAAACCCCAATCCCGCGACGCGCTCAAATTACCTAAAAACAGCTTACTCTGAAGCCCGATTTTAATCCGGCCGACCGCTCTGGTGATCTTCCTCGTCACGAAATTCTCTCCTCTCCGCGGCGACTCGTGGTTAAACAGTATTCCGTTACAGGCGTACACCCCGTACGCTTCCCTGTAGTTCACAGTGTACCAATGGGCCGCGCATTTCGAAGCGGCGTACGGGGATCTGGGATGGAACGGAGTGTCCTCCGCCTGCGGAGGCGGAGTAGATCCAAACATCTCCGACGATCCCGCCTGGTAATACCGAACTTGCTTCCGCCCGGTGGCGTCGATATGAGATCTGACAGCTTCGAGTAAACGCAGAGCGCCGGTGGCGACGACGTCGGCGGTGTAATCGGGAATCTCGAAGGACACTGCCACGTGTGATTGAGCGGCGAGATTGTAGACTTCGTCGGGGGCAATGATGTCGAGCCATCGCCGGAGTGACGAGGCGTCGGTGAGATCGGCGTAGTGGAGCTTCATTCGGGCCTTGTGAGTATTGTGCGGGTCGATGTAGATGTGGTTTATTCTCTGAGTGTTGAAGTTTGAAGATCGGCGGATCAAGCCGTGAACCTCGTAGCCTTTGTTGAGGAGGAATTCAGTCAGGTATGAACCGTCTTGACCGGTTATGCCAGTGATCAGTGCTATTTTTCCGGGTTCGGTGTCGCCGTTGACGGTGGTGGTGGAAACGGATCCGGATCCGGCCATTGAAAATGGGTTTGTCTGAATTGTTTTGTGAAGGGGGTGATGGAAATTGGGTAATGGATGAACTTCGAGAATTTGTAAGAAactaaatgaattttttaaatttgggaCTGGAATGTACAGAAAAGGTTTTCATTTGTGTTCATTTTTTTAGACAAAAGGatcactttagcccttaaaatAAACGCGAAAGAGTTAACAAGACCCTAAAGTTGAAAGTTGCTTACTTTACCCCCTGACGTTGTCCAAACTGGCTCAGATCGCACCACTGTCAGTTTCTTCCGTCTAACTGATGATGTGGCTCTTAGGGAAAATTTTCtaaacatccttaatgtttaaaatatttaccaattttatatttatgttttttttaactattttcaccttttttttttcatttaaatatatataattaaataatatttaaaattaaaatatttattaaaacaatcgaaactcaattaaacacttcaaaatataattaaacgcTTAGAAATTCaataaaaccaatcaaaattcaatttaaacctaattaaatctaattcaccCATCTGCCGAATACCATCTCTGTAACTTTTGGCAAAAAATATTcgatcaaaaatcaaaaatcaaaaatcaaatagaaaataaaaaatattaatcaaaatagagaaactatattttatattttttttaatttctaaaattcaACGGTCTGTCAGACCCACCGTTGGTGGGTCTGCTCTAAAAGAAAGCAGACCCACCGATGGTGGTTCTGCTCTAAAAAAGAATAGACCCCGGTGGTGGTTCTGTTCTTTTTTAGAGCAGACCCTCCAAAAAGAGCAGAATCACCACCGGTAGGTGGGtctccaaaattttaaaaatgatagttttttttttaatttaagacaTTTTTCGGCGATGGATTGATGGTCATGTCtccaattaaaacaaatttgtattcgtaaaaaataaattattatttatttaatttttggatgAATTTTCCGGCGATCGAGTTGTTTaattggatttggatttgtttaattaggttttggcgtgtttaattaagtttcgattatttaataaaacatcttatttttaaatattatttaattattgatgtTTAATGAAGGGAGGGGGGGTGATAATggttaaaaaaagttataaatataaaatttggtaaatattttaagcattaagaatgtttttgaactttttccatacaTATGTTGGCGAAAACCGCAAGTATACAGTGTCGCAACTAGTAATACTCGGTAAGACCGAGGTCGAATCCCACAAGGACAATGgatttgatgagaatgaatCGATTCTAAGtctcaattcgtttagcacacAACAATAGTTGATTTCGAATtcgaacaattaaaacattaagtaAAGCAAACACAATtactaaataatttaactaGCAAAAAGCAATAAGCAAGTGATTGAATGATTAAGATAAACTATGGATAACGAGCTTGAGGGTTGATACTATGATTAACCAACTACTATCAAGGGGTCGGACTATGGCTTCTAAACGCGAACCGAGCTTTTTCTaaatcgcaactcccgctctctcgagcctcaaagagttacaaaaccacaactaattaagcttaacctactctcgtagcactaaacacaattagaggcaattagcaattaaacacaactcataggccacctaattactaacccactctcatggtgttactaattaagcatctaattaattaattccaattaataaaccctctctcaaggtggaAATTAATCTAGCAACAAATACTAGGTGATCAATCTAGAATAGGCATTAAGCAATTAATTAGAACACACAAGCCAAACTCTAACCCAATCTAGCAATTATTCAACcatcatatcaacccccaaacatgggggtttAGTCAATCATGTTAACATCACATTAACTCCtaaataaagagaaataaaagataaGAAATACTTACTTGGAAGAATAAGATTGAAATTAAGCACTTGCATTCAAAGATAAATCTTGTGCTTACAATAAGTAAAGCTCCAACAccacaacaatggtggaaaagatggagGCACAAGGCCTTAAAATTAATCTACTCCTaactaaaaaaaggaaactaaAAAGTAGGTGAAATGTTCTATATCAAGTCTAtacctaatttggagataatgtGCCTTATATAGGCAATACAAAGGAGGAAATAAAGACAACCATGTATAAGTTGTGTCTAGCCAAAAGAGGAAGTGGTCCCAAGTCttgtttcttttcaattttagctCCCAGCCACATTTTTCactaaggctcgatcgagcccttcacttatgaggaagggctcgatcgagcccttcattcTTCACAAGTTCCCTGCTCGTTTTTTGcctaagggctcgatcgagccctccccATAAGTGgggagctcgatcgagctctgCTGATTTTCTGCTGCACAATTGCTGACTTCGAACcttcataactcggtgtagaaacgtccaaatgagttggttcttgaacccctggaaagcttaggatgtctacttcatTTCTTGTGAAGAACACAAACTCTTTAGAAGCCTCTAACTAATCCAAAATCTTCAATTAGTGCATCAGGGTCAGATTCTGAAATGTGCTTTCGGCATCTTTTAGTTCCAAGACTTCGCCCTTTCTTAGATTCGTTGATTCTTCCATCTTTTAGGCCAAAAGGACTCCGTTTTGCTCCATTTTCCCTATAACACACACGCGCGCAATAAGGTATACAAAACAACCAAAAAGCACGGTGAAACATAGcaaaagcatgcggaaaacaactcaatacataggagtattttactcctatcaaacctcctcacactaaatccttgcttgtccccaagcaagaaatgaatctcacTAAAGCTACAAGATTAGCGACCTTAACGACTTGAACAAATGTCACAACCATACTCCCGACCGATGAAAACGTGAAAGCAAAACATCCAATGCCAACAACTAAAAGGCATGCAAACAAATGATGTATTCAATTATAACGACGTGTTCCTATGATATTGAGGCTACAACCGTGTCAATAAAGCGCTActcaaaacaatcaaacattGCAATCATAGGCGGGACATGCAAACATTTGGTTAACTCAAAACACGGCAAGCATGGCATATCATTCATAGGCATTAGACAACCATTTTCTCACAAGGTTTCACTCTAACGCTCAAGTGTTTCGGGTATGAAAATTAAGCACAAAAACATGCGGGaattcaccataggcttgctcttagtccggtctccactacttagttcggtaattGACTACTCATCATATGGACTTTTGAAGGGTTGTAACTTGGTCAAGGGTTTGGGTAGGTAATTTGGATACTTGGCTAAGATTCAACTTGAACAACAAAAatgcttcaatcactaacaaTGATCTACACTCGGAACTTTTTATAAGTGAACTACTTCCTTTTTCCATATGcctttatcttttttttcttttcattttctttttctatttctcAACTtcctttattctttctttcttttatttttctttctttttcttcaaggcattaacttatatttttagcaCTTGTTCACTTTTCTTTCTAATACATCGAGCTAGTATCATATTTTTCTTAATCCTAAGTTATTCAAGTTAAATCCGGGTGTTTAGAGAGGTAAATTGTTGAAAGGTTAAATGTGTAGTTGTGTGGTTAGTCAAGAAGAGGTTTAGGCTCAAAATTGTGCTAACTAATGGAAAAGGGGTAGGCTTTTAAGTTGTCTTTTGAATTGTGTGATCCTAATGCCATAGTCATCTAAGTTGTCAACACTCAACCATATAATCtcaaacggacaccgagcaagttctaggaattccGACACTTATACACAAAAACAATAGGCTCGAATATATCAATCAAAGAAGTGTCATGCATATAGTTATTTAATTCCTATGAAAAACATGCCAATTATGTCcacaaatttttgaaattaacacaaatttgacaatttgaaatacatatcaTGGATCCGCCTCATGTTCAATAATCGTGCTAGAGTTggtcaaaatttaacaaatggtAACACCCTAATATCATCAAAACAAGTTACACAAATTGACTTTCATTAGGCAAGCATACATTTTTAATTGTTGATAAAAGATGCAAACATTCAACATTTTCATTAACCGGGGAGTACATTTGttgacaaaatttcaaaaatgctaAAATCACTAATCAAGCTTATCACACTACAAGCCAAAGATTTAGTGATCAAAGGGAGACAACAAAAACTACCTAACAAAGCATCCTACTCTAATAAAAATCCATCAAACCAAAATCCGTACAAAAGCATTCAACAAGTTTGGAGCTCGAATTTTTGGTTTGAGGCGACACAACACAACATAAAAAACGACAtaaaagcataaacacataaaaacaaCCTACAACAATCTAAACACAAACAACGCAAACATAAAATAAAGCGACAAAAACATAATGGCAAAGCGAGATACAATTTCATAACC
This window of the Mercurialis annua linkage group LG5, ddMerAnnu1.2, whole genome shotgun sequence genome carries:
- the LOC126682836 gene encoding GDP-mannose 4,6 dehydratase 1-like → MAGSGSVSTTTVNGDTEPGKIALITGITGQDGSYLTEFLLNKGYEVHGLIRRSSNFNTQRINHIYIDPHNTHKARMKLHYADLTDASSLRRWLDIIAPDEVYNLAAQSHVAVSFEIPDYTADVVATGALRLLEAVRSHIDATGRKQVRYYQAGSSEMFGSTPPPQAEDTPFHPRSPYAASKCAAHWYTVNYREAYGVYACNGILFNHESPRRGENFVTRKITRAVGRIKIGLQSKLFLGNLSASRDWGFAGDYVEAMWMMLQQDKADDYVVATEESHSVEEFLEVAFGYVGLKWRDHVVIDKRYFRPAEVDNLRGDSSKARKVLGWKPKVGFEQLVKMMVDEDVELAKREKVLVDAGFMDAQQQP